CCTGTGGAATCAAcaaccaaaatatatataattttctatTCTTTCAACGTTTCTTTTTTGCtaagaaaactattttgaagTGATATCATATCAAGCTCTGACCTGGAAAGCTGTGAATTTGAAAGGGCTTTCTTGCTGAAACTTTCCATCTATGTCAAGCCACCTTTCTGGTTTGAACTCTTCAGCATCATCACCCCACAATGATTTCATCCTTCCCATGGCATAAGGTTGGTATGCCACAACATCACCTTTCTTCACATAGAATCCATCTGGCCACACATCATCTGAGAAACAAATCTTTGCGTCCTGCCATACAAGCATCGAACCAAAtcattaaataaatcaaatccCAAACATACTATAGAAGATTAGGCAACCATTTTTCACTCTCTAAAGATTAAGATCATTAGCAAAACTACCCCAGAAAGATTGATAATTATCCCGCCGTACCTAAAGGGTTGATTTCAACAGCTAAAATGGTGGTATACTTGTTACTAAAATCAAACTTTTTAATATCTTGAGTACCACGGCATAATTATCAATCTTTGCAGAACAATTTTGCTAGAAATTAATCTTTCAAGGATAAAAAGGGTGCCTTAgtctaattgttttaaaaaaacatcttttcttcttttcatgaGGTTATGTTGTATCATTCACCCATGGAACAGCAGGGTAGAGTCTTAGTGTCTCTGTCAAAGCTGCATGTAGATACTGCATTTTTTCAAGAGCTTCTTCAGTTATATTAGCTGCAAACTCCTCCTCAGGCTTTGAAAAATCTGATAACCCTGTTGCATCTTTGACTTCTTGTGCAATCTTTTCCTGCACATGAGGAAGCTTGCATAGCCGGAAAAGGAACCATGAAAGAGTAGTGGCTGTTGTATCTTTTCCAGCTATGATGAAACTCAAGATGATGTCTTTCAGGTACTTCGGATCGGTCTCATCCAATTCTAAAAACCTTGACAAAAGGTCTTTCCTCACCTGTCAAAAGAAAACATGTAATGCCAATGAAtttcttcaataattttctATAACTATCAACCAATAAGTTTTTGTCTTGTGAATTTGTTTACTTACAGGCTTATCATCTTGATTATGGACTTTCTCAGTCTTGCTTTTAATCACATTATACACAAATTCATCTACAACTCTGACATGTTTCTTTAGTAAAGCTTCTTGTCCTATGTTCAAAAACCGCTTCGCCTTCCAGAAAACGTCAATATACCTAAGTATAGTAATTGCACTTGCATCATCAAAAGAACTAGAGAATTTGGTGCCTTCTTCATATGTTCCACCCATAGTGTCCAGTTCTACACCTAGTACTATATTAAATACTGAGTCCATGGTTGATTTGAAAAGTAAGTCCTGCCAATAAGAACTTTTCTTGCATCAATGTGTAACAAACTCAAATAATAACCAAAGTTGTTTAACTAAATATTATAGAAGTATATCTATCCATTTGAAGAGTCCTACTTGGATTTCAATTGCTTGATTTGAGATTGCTGCTTCAGACACTATTGCAGCAAGTTTTATAGCATTCCCTTTGAAAACTGAACTGCTGTAATCTCTCAAAAGCTTGGAGGAAAATTGATAGCTTGCTGCCTTTCTCTGATGTCTCCACTTTTCTCCATCCACTGTGAATATCCCATCTCCCAATAGGTCCCTCAGGATTTCATACTGATGCCGTCCCTGAAACAAGTTATAGGAACTTTCTAGACTCAAGCATCGAGACTATGTTACGGATTCAACAATATATTGTATTTTCCAGTATAGGTTGGGGAATAGATATTTCATATGTTCATCAAGAAGatatgaaatatttaaaatgtagGAATCAACTATGCAAACTGAAATAACCAACTTTTCTTTCTAGCCACAAAATTATCATATATCTGAACTTGTCTAGTTTTGTTTTTCAACAACTAATTCTGGTATAACTGATTTTCATGTAATGTATTTATGTTTGGTTGTAACTATTctgaaagtaaaaaaatattcactTTTGCAAAAGAATCAATTCTAGAGGCTAGAACTGATTTTGCAAATTAGCAAACATGCACAAAAATAACCAAATATTGAGGATTTAAGTTTGACACTTTGTAAAGTTGATTTAGTACCTTGCCATAGTTTGAAAAATTTGTCTTGAGGATATATTCCACATTTGTGGGGTCTGAAGTGTACACTTCACTGCTTGATAAGCTAAGCAGCCTATAACTGCTGTGCTTTCTTGCAAGATCTGTCATGTAATCATGTAGCCTGTTGAAATTGACAAGTTGGTGGAAAACAGTTCCTGCAATGGGGTGGCGTTTTCTTCTCCGGCCATGTTTTTCGGCAACTAACACTGCTATAACTAAGGCTAGAACTGCTGCAGCTAGATATTTGATATCAAGGCTAAAATAATCTAACATTTTGGCTCAGCAGAAGACTATTTACTACAAAATTTTGATCATGAAGAAACTAGAATACTTATAACAACAACagaattatttataatatttttcattgaaAGGTATTTAAACACTATGTTTGTCACCTACTGTTCTACCACCCTgtcattttataatattttgtttcaAGGTCATAATTTACATACTGGTATCGTGCCAGCTGCAATTACAGACAAgaagaaaacaatgaaaaattcATAAGGGATAACGCAGTATGAAACCACATTAGCCTTTAATATGCATTAATTTGCACTCATGATAGTACTTTTTGCTCTTTGGCTAGATtagtcaaatattttattagtaaGGCACTCACATGGTCAAATTTTTTAAGTGTGTGAAGACAACATTGGATGACGGTGCAAAATAGTTTAATCTATATGATCATTTCCATATCATTATATAGTTCTGTTATTTTATAATATCTTGAGAGCTACCTGGAAAATATTTGTATTACTTGGACTAGATCAACATAGAAACATGCATATGATTCACACGTGTATGATTCAGAATTAATAATGCCAATGGTAACTTCATAACTTCAGAGTACAATATAAATTGCAGCTATAGAAAGAAACGttccatatatataatatattaaatattttaatttattgaataagGACATACAAAGTTATCTTTGTGAACATAGTTTTATATAACTGATATATGAAAGCTAATACATCTTCTGCAATGCAAGATTTTGTTCTTGCTTAtccttattttttcttaaattaagaATCTACGAAGCATATTAAGAATATTCCAAACATAAATGATCGTAATGTAGTAGTAGCACATAATGGACCCTATCTGTGGGAGGCATGCACATGAAGACCACCATCAATGTGCAGAGTCAGCATAACTATATAATTAACTTCTTCGTTTTTGAAAGCAAGCTTGAATTTGTAGCCATGGCAAAGAACAGCAGCAAAAACCTTCATCTGTCTGTAGGCAAAATCTTTTCCTAGACATATTCTTGGTCCTGCCTGCATAATgacaagaagaaaatcaaacTTTGGGAATTCCAGAAAAGATTGTTCTGTAAAATATATCATACTTTGCACTAGCTAACCTGAAAGGCTGTGAACTTGAAAGAACTCTGTTGTTGGAAAGCTCCATTCTGATCAAGCCATCTCTCCGGACGGAATTCCTCGGCATCATTTCCCCATAGGAATTCCATCCTGCCCATGGCATATGGTAAATAAGATACCATGTCACCTCTCTTCACACTGAATCCATCTGGCAGAGTTTCATCTGATAAACAAAGTTTACCATCCTGTAACAGCAACAAAGAAGAATTTTTCAACAATTGTGATAGCAAACATGTTTTTTCACTATGTTATTTTGGAAATGAAAGGTATTTCTATATATATTGCATAGGTTCATCACCACAGGAACAGCCGGGTAGAGTCTAAGTGTCTCGGTCAAAGCAGCATGCAAATAGTTCATCTTTTGAAGAGTCCCTTCAGTTAAGGCATTTGTAATTTCATCAATATTACAAGTGTTCTTCAACTTTGTAGTATCTCTGACTTCTTGTGCAATTTTTTCTTGGACATGAGGATTCTTGCAGAGCAAGTAAAGGAACCAGGAAAGAGTAACAGCTGTTGTGTCTCTTCCTGCAATTATGAAGCTGAGGATAATGTCTCTTAAGTACTTTGGATCTGTCTCTTCCAATGCCAGAAACCTTGACACCAAGTCTGCTTTTATCATCTGTCATGAGATGTCATTTTTCAATGTAGAATTGTTATAAAAACTTTGAAAGTTAAGTGATGCAAAGGGAAGTTTTTAAGTCCTACTCACATGTGAATCATGTTGAGGCTTTTGGATTTGCTCAGTCCTTTTGCTGATAAGTTCATACACAAATTCATCAACAACTTTAATTTGGTTCCTCAGTACTGCTTCCGATCCGATATTGAGGAACCGCTTGATCTTCCATAAGATATCAACATACCGGTATAGGGTTAGGCCACTCGCTTCATCAAAGGCATTGGAGAATTTGGTGCCTTCTTCATATGTTCCACACATTGTGTCCAAGTCTACACCAATGATGATCTTAAACACTTGGTCTAAGGTGGCTTTCATAAATAAATCCTGCCAATAAAAATCATGCAACATGAGATTAATAAGTAAGTTcctttaaaatggattaaattAAAAACCATGTACCAAAATCTTACTTGGAAGTCAATTGCTTTATTTGATATAGCAGCTTCTGAAACAACTCTTGCAAGTGTTACTGCATTAGATTGAAACACTTGAAGGCTAAAATCTTTCACAGCTTTGGTGGAGATTTCTTGGGTTGCCACTTTCCTCTGATGTTGCCACTTTTCTCCATCTACCGTGAATATTCCATCACCTAAAAGATCTGTCAAAATACCATGGTGGTACCACCCCTGCAACAGAATAGAAACTCAGACATTAAGAAATCCGGTTTTGGTTGAATAACTGCATAAGGCAGAAtagacatattttattttaatcagtagagaaattaaaaataaaaaattatagaatgtaaaaaggaaagaatttGATGAAGGCCTATATCATAGGAATTCGACAGAGTTTTACATCAGTTGTCAAAGGCCTATTATTACTTTCTTCTTTGATCCAGGTTTAGGACTGACTATCTCTAACAATATCATCCATGTCTGAGGCAAAACAACTGTTGTTGCAAGCTTGAAATGATGCAATTTCATATAATAAAGTGTTGtaccaaaaacaaaattgaattatTCCAAAATATGCAATACCTTCCCATAGTTTGCAAAGTTTGTTTTGAGGATATACTCAACATTCACAGGGTCTGCAGTGTAAACCTCATTCCTGAATAAGCTAAGCAACCGATAAGTCTTGTGTTTTGTTGCATGGTCAGTCATGAAATCATGCAGCCTATGGAAGTTGAAAAACTGGTCTAACACAGTGCCTCCAATCACATGCTGCTTTCCTTTCCTGCTATGGAACCTTTTGAAACTAGTTTGCAGTGCAAAGAATATTAAAGCTATAGTTGCAACAAGTGCTACAGCTGCAGACACAGGTTCAGAATGAAAATTTAAGAATCTCATAATGTAATAACTACACAGAACTTAATAGGATCAAGATACTTTGCAAGTGGGAGGTACCTAGCAGGTTATCTCTATATATAGAGGgataaattatttatctaaataaaTGAGTAATTAAgcattgtttatttttctttacttaTTTTCAGTAGATATTATGATAATTCCAGCATGCTACTTTGTTTTTAATGTCTTTTTTCTTTCCAGAATTGTATGTACTAAAAGCTTTTACTCCGAGAGATAAGTAAGCAGATATTTTAGGCACACAAATAAGGTTTTTCATAAGCCTGAAAAACTCATGTGGAAAGATACAAACCATTCATCCAACTTGTATTCCCCTTATTGTGTTACCTAATCAAATGTGCCTGCTTGAGAGGATAAAATAATTCTTCTAATAATTTGTAAGACAAGTCAATATGGTTGATTTTGATTGTCATTGAAAGTATGAATTTTTGTGACATGAAGAGAATGTCTGTAATTCTTTgtgtgaaaataagataaagCAAGTATTTTAGAatagtttatattttaagttattaaactattaattttatttagcaAGTAAAATGGacctaaaattttatttaacctaatatgaaaaatataactattttttaaactATTCTGGCTATCAGaattttgataaatgatgaaaCAATGATATAGGCGAATGATGTTAAATAAATTCCTGTTTTGTTGTAtcaaaaaactaaataaaaagtagagtaatttttttttgttcaattttaattaatctatTTTGTCTTCTATTTATCTTGAGTCCTTGTCAAAATGCAAAGTTAAAAGATATGTTAATGAATTGTTATCATGGTATAAATATCTTTGTCTTAATGCACATGTTGAGCAATGAACATTAGCCGCCAGGCCTACTAATTGTTGGCCTAATAGGTGATAATGACAAGCTGTCTAAAATTCAATGTTGTTTGATATTTGCCATCACAACTAACAACAAAACTTAAGTGCTTAACTGTCTCCTCTTTTAGCATACTTGATCTATTGTAGTTATTGCCTCAGATTATAGTCATTTTCTGCCACCAGATGGTTATGCATATAACAACTTCCATTACCAATACATGGTGAGTGAATATGAAAGCAAAAACAACCCCTTTTTTCAAGTCCAATGGATGAGGATTTCATCAAGAAAGAGTTCATAACACAGCAGCAATGCTATTCAAAATAACAAAACTTAAGGTGGCCATAATCATTAAAACAATCACACATTCTGCTGTGACTGATAATTACACTCTGCAGATTTCTTCGTATAACCAATGAAAGTGTGCATCTTCAGATATCATGTCTTCATCTCATTACTTAATTTACTTAAGACAAATACTAATTCTTTCGTTAGAAGTTCAGATGATCTTCCAACTGAAAATTCATGAACCACACCGTTGATTTCAATCATGCTACACCCCGGGATTTCCTTTTTAATTCCTCTTTCTTTCATTAGGTTTCTAATTCTTTTGGCAGCATCAAACCTGCCAGCTTTTGCATATATGTCACACAAGTTCATATAGAAAGCATGATTTTCAGGTTGCAACTCTATCAAATGCAGAGCAACTCTTTCTCCTAATTCTATATTCCCATGCATTTGACATCCTCCAAGTAATGCACCCCAGACATAAACATCCGGCTTCATTGGCATGCTTCTTATGAGCATCTCCGCCTCCTCGAAGAGCCTGGCTCGACTAAGAATATCGACCATGCAAGCATAGTGATACACTTGTGGTTCAATCGAGTAAACATGTTTCATTATATCGAAGCATCGCCGACCTTTATCAACCAAACCAGAATGAGCACAAGCTGACAATAATCCAACAAATGTCACATGGTTAGGCCTCACTCCAGCTCTCTCCATCTCTGAAAAGCAGTCAAGAGCCTTCCAACCTAATCCATGAAGAGCAAATACCGAAATCATAGCTGTCCATGCCGACCCATCCTTTTCAGGCATTTCCTTGAAGATCTCAAAAGCTTCCTGCACGTGCCCACACTTTCCATACATAGTGATAAGAGCTGTTCCAATTACCACATCACACTCTATGATACTTCTTCTCAGGTAACCATGCACCCATTTCCCATGGTCAATAGCTCCAAGTTGAGCACAAGCTGAAAGGACACTAGCCACTGTAGTCTTGTCAGGTTTATCGGAATCATCATTCGAAAACAGCAGCATCTCCTGGAAAATTTCCAGTGACTCCATTGCCCTGCCACCTTGAGCCAACCCAGTAATAATCGAATTCCATGTTATGATattcttcctcttcatcttcctaAACAAATCCAATGCCATATCAAGTTCTCCATTTCTCAAACACCCTATAACCATTGAGTTCCAAGTGACAAGATCTGTAAcaggcatttcatcaaacaacTTGCTGGCATTTTTCAACAGGCCACATGCCATGTACAATCCTATCAAAGAATTCCCAACAAAAACATCATTCAAAAACCCAAACTTGATCACTTGGGAATGAAGAACATGGCCAGTGGAACCATCAAGCCTCCTAGTGCAAGCCTTCACAAGGAAAGGGAAAGTGAGTGAATTAGGGTCAATGTTCCTGCAAAGCATTTTCTTATACAGCATCAAAGCCCTGCAAAAATGGCATCCATTACCTCCTTCCATGTCAGCATATGCTCTGATCATGATGTTATAGACACGAATATCAGGGTTCTTGATCATGTGAAAAACATTGCTGGCGTAGCTGAAAGAACCCCAATTTGAAAaggagcaaaagaaaagaacacGGGTAATGAGGTGATACTGGTCAGCATTCGATAAAGTTGGTGACTTTAGAATGTGGGTGTGGATTCTTTTGAGCTCTCTTAAGTTCTTGCATTCTTCGATCATTCTGGAAAGTGTGTTCTTCATTATTAAGTACATATGATTgttcatttttgaattttgggaATAATTTCCTCAATGTTATCTCCCAACTTAAACATTCTTAACTTATGTTAGTCATAACCGTGGTTTTGTCATAGAACGACATAGTAAAATGAACTTATGAAGACCAATTTGACTTTGATGACCAAACTATAATTTTATCAGTTATTTTTGgtgtataaataattaattttaaaatatataaataatatttttaataattttataaatcaatttaaatattatgttTGGTGTCTATTTGGTAATGATGAACAGTGTAATTGCTTTGCCATGATCTTACCTGGTAAGTTCTAGCCTGGGCTGGCAAAATCAGATTTCCTATGAATCTGGTACGATACGTAAAAGAAATTTGTCGCGTGGCAAAGTGTTTATTCTAATTTCACCAGCAGAACAGGAAATCGATTTCTCAGCATATTCTATTAGAGACCAACGTATGTGGtagaatatataaatatttaaaaaattatgggtCAACGtgggattttttttttgcaggttgttttttgttcatttaatttttatttgaccCGAATGTGGTTTCATTTATCTTTTGTTGTTTGACAATTTTGAGTGGTGTTTGAAATCTATATTTTTTGTGGCAATAAAAACCTCATTTAAGTAACTAACTTGGGTTGGTTGAATCGTCAGCTCACTCGTCCGTTTAAATAAGTGTCGGGGGTTTAAATttcgccttgtgcatgcagcaatccATTGGCCAGCGACAGACCCTTAAATAGAGTTCAGATCTGCAACGGATTAGTTCTTGATCTGTCAGGTTGAGAAATACcatgagaaacaaaaaaaacttcatttaagtaacaacaacttgaaaatttATTGCAAAAAATACCCAATAAATAGATATACGAGATATAAAGAAAAGGAAGTAGACGTCGGACCTGCCATCTCCGATCTGGACGCTCGGCTGCTGAACTTCCACCCTCTTCAATGGCTTCCACTTTTTCGCCATTAGCGAAGATGCGTCTCATTTTCGGTGCCGAGAGACGGGGCTTTCATTTCGTCTCTGCATCCAATTTCAGAAAACTGGAAATTATTTGGAAATC
The Arachis duranensis cultivar V14167 chromosome 5, aradu.V14167.gnm2.J7QH, whole genome shotgun sequence genome window above contains:
- the LOC107489658 gene encoding pentatricopeptide repeat-containing protein At5g66520-like, with the translated sequence MNNHMYLIMKNTLSRMIEECKNLRELKRIHTHILKSPTLSNADQYHLITRVLFFCSFSNWGSFSYASNVFHMIKNPDIRVYNIMIRAYADMEGGNGCHFCRALMLYKKMLCRNIDPNSLTFPFLVKACTRRLDGSTGHVLHSQVIKFGFLNDVFVGNSLIGLYMACGLLKNASKLFDEMPVTDLVTWNSMVIGCLRNGELDMALDLFRKMKRKNIITWNSIITGLAQGGRAMESLEIFQEMLLFSNDDSDKPDKTTVASVLSACAQLGAIDHGKWVHGYLRRSIIECDVVIGTALITMYGKCGHVQEAFEIFKEMPEKDGSAWTAMISVFALHGLGWKALDCFSEMERAGVRPNHVTFVGLLSACAHSGLVDKGRRCFDIMKHVYSIEPQVYHYACMVDILSRARLFEEAEMLIRSMPMKPDVYVWGALLGGCQMHGNIELGERVALHLIELQPENHAFYMNLCDIYAKAGRFDAAKRIRNLMKERGIKKEIPGCSMIEINGVVHEFSVGRSSELLTKELVFVLSKLSNEMKT
- the LOC107489695 gene encoding cytochrome P450 704C1 codes for the protein MLDYFSLDIKYLAAAVLALVIAVLVAEKHGRRRKRHPIAGTVFHQLVNFNRLHDYMTDLARKHSSYRLLSLSSSEVYTSDPTNVEYILKTNFSNYGKGRHQYEILRDLLGDGIFTVDGEKWRHQRKAASYQFSSKLLRDYSSSVFKGNAIKLAAIVSEAAISNQAIEIQDLLFKSTMDSVFNIVLGVELDTMGGTYEEGTKFSSSFDDASAITILRYIDVFWKAKRFLNIGQEALLKKHVRVVDEFVYNVIKSKTEKVHNQDDKPVRKDLLSRFLELDETDPKYLKDIILSFIIAGKDTTATTLSWFLFRLCKLPHVQEKIAQEVKDATGLSDFSKPEEEFAANITEEALEKMQYLHAALTETLRLYPAVPWDAKICFSDDVWPDGFYVKKGDVVAYQPYAMGRMKSLWGDDAEEFKPERWLDIDGKFQQESPFKFTAFQAGPRVCLGKDFSYRQMKIFSAILLGSYKFKLVDEHKSIHYRTSLTLHLDGGLYLYAYRRFGYSNS
- the LOC107489659 gene encoding cytochrome P450 704C1-like, which codes for MRFLNFHSEPVSAAVALVATIALIFFALQTSFKRFHSRKGKQHVIGGTVLDQFFNFHRLHDFMTDHATKHKTYRLLSLFRNEVYTADPVNVEYILKTNFANYGKGWYHHGILTDLLGDGIFTVDGEKWQHQRKVATQEISTKAVKDFSLQVFQSNAVTLARVVSEAAISNKAIDFQDLFMKATLDQVFKIIIGVDLDTMCGTYEEGTKFSNAFDEASGLTLYRYVDILWKIKRFLNIGSEAVLRNQIKVVDEFVYELISKRTEQIQKPQHDSHMIKADLVSRFLALEETDPKYLRDIILSFIIAGRDTTAVTLSWFLYLLCKNPHVQEKIAQEVRDTTKLKNTCNIDEITNALTEGTLQKMNYLHAALTETLRLYPAVPVDGKLCLSDETLPDGFSVKRGDMVSYLPYAMGRMEFLWGNDAEEFRPERWLDQNGAFQQQSSFKFTAFQAGPRICLGKDFAYRQMKVFAAVLCHGYKFKLAFKNEEVNYIVMLTLHIDGGLHVHASHR